The following proteins are co-located in the Poecile atricapillus isolate bPoeAtr1 chromosome 2, bPoeAtr1.hap1, whole genome shotgun sequence genome:
- the LOC131575878 gene encoding prostatic acid phosphatase-like, whose translation MGVIRLPNLSRILCFSFHIILILLQQTTAARELKFVVVLFRHGDRTPIVNFPTDLHKESEWPQGFGQLTKTGMQQLFELGQYMRKRYSSFLNSTYNRQEFYIQSTDYDRTIMSAQSYLSGLFPPTSSQIWNPELLWQPIPVHVFQKTTEQRLNFPLPNCPRFDELQHETQTSTEFQNRIQPYMDFLQTMAVNTGLELNHLKILDNFQLWNTYDTLHCEDIHNYTLPVWATEDVINKMEKLAELSLLSLFGVYKTEEKSRLQGGVLVNIILNSIKQAVNSSKPRKMEVYSAHDTTVGALQIALNIFNGKLPPYAACQIFELYQESNGQYNIEMHYRNDTSKDPYLLTLPGCTSSCPLEKFAELVSPVITENWSKECGKKDKMKDIFIGFNVAVGLLSIFNLVLLYLLYHYGRCRLRNSYQDI comes from the exons CTTTTCCGACATGGTGACCGAACACCAATTGTAAACTTTCCAACTGATCTACACAAAGAAAGCGAATGGCCCCAGGGATTTGGACAACTCACCAAG ACTGGAATGCAGCAGCTATTTGAACTTGGACAGTACATGAGGAAACGATATTCCAGCTTCTTGAACAGCACATATAACCGGCAAGAG TTTTACATCCAAAGTACAGATTATGATCGCACCATTATGAGTGCCCAGTCATATCTTTCTGGCCTCTTTCCACCAACTAGCAGCCAAATTTGGAACCCTGAACTTCTCTGGCAACCCATTCCAGTTCATGTTTTTCAAAAAACAACAGAGCAG AGGCTGAATTTTCCTCTGCCCAACTGTCCTCGTTTTGATGAACTTCAGCATGAAACACAAACATCTACAGAATTTCAAAATAGAATACAACCATACAtg GATTTTTTACAAACAATGGCAGTTAACACAGGGCTTGAactaaatcaccttaaaataCTGGACAATTTCCAGCTCTGGAATACATATGATACTCTACATTGTGAG GATATTCACAATTACACTCTCCCTGTATGGGCCACTGAAGATGTAATCAACAAGATGGAAAAACTGGCAGAATTGTCCTTACTGTCATTATTTGGTGTTtataaaacagaagagaaatcaCGATTACAAGGAg GTGTCCTTGTGAATATTATTTTAAACAGTATTAAACAAGCTGTCAACTcttcaaaaccaagaaaaatggAGGTCTACTCTGCA CATGACACCACAGTGGGGGCCCTCCAGATTGCTCTCAATATTTTCAATGGAAAACTGCCACCATATGCTGCTTGCCAGATTTTTGAACTCTACCAAGAAAGCAATGG GCAATATAACATCGAAATGCATTATCGGAACGACACTTCAAAGGATCCTTATCTCCTCACTTTGCCAGGGTGCACCTCTTCTTGTCCACTTGAGAAGTTTGCTGAACTAGTTTCTCCTGTGATTACAGAAAACTGGTCAAAAGAATGTgggaagaaagacaaaatgaaaG ATATTTTTATCGGATTTAATGTTGCGGTTGGCTTGTTGTCCATTTTTAACCTTGTACTGCTCTACCTCCTTTATCATTATGGACGCTGCAGGCTCAGAAACAGCTACCAAGACATTTAG